The Kaistia defluvii genome segment GTTCTTGCCGATCTGGGCGCAGGAGCCGACGGTCGCCCACGTGTCGACCATGGTGCCGGTGTCGACATAGGCGCCGAGATTGACGAAGGAGGGCATCAGCACGACGCTCGGCGCGATATAGGCGGAGCGGCGCACGACGGCGCCCGGCACGGCGCGGAAGCCGGCCTTGGCGAACTCATCGGCGCCCCAGCCCTCGAACTTGGTCGGCACCTTGTCCCACCAGGTCGAGCCGTTCGGCGCGCCGGGGATCGGGCCCATGTCGTTCAGGCGGAAGGAGAGCAGCACGGCCTTCTTCAGCCAGTCATTGACCACCCAGTCGCCATCGATCTTTTCCGCCACGCGAACCTCGCCCCGGTCGAGCAGGCCCAGCGTCGTCTCGACGGTGGAGCGGACGGCGCCCTGCGTCGCGGGGCTGACATTCGCGCGATCCTCGAAGGCGGCTTCGACGGTGGACTTGAGGGCGGCGAGGTCGTGCGTGGTCATCGTTCTTCCTTGGAAAGCGGGCATCTCCGGCGCAGGAGAGGCCGGCATGGTTCGGGCCGGACGATATCGGGCAATCGGGGGAAGTCAACGCGCAAGGCAGGCAGGCCGACTTTTTCGCCGGCGCCGGCTCGCTGCCGGCTCAGGCGCTCGGGGCGATTCGGGCCAGGAAGACGGGGAGATCATCGGTCTGGTGATCGATATGCGCCGTGTTGGCGCGCGTCTCCCAGGCCTCGACGGGGGCTTCGGCGGTGCCGCGCGGAACCACCAAGACGGTCGCCATCCCGAGCGATTTCGGCACCTCGAGATTGCGCGGCAGATCTTCGAACATCGCGGCCGA includes the following:
- the dapD gene encoding 2,3,4,5-tetrahydropyridine-2,6-dicarboxylate N-succinyltransferase, producing MTTHDLAALKSTVEAAFEDRANVSPATQGAVRSTVETTLGLLDRGEVRVAEKIDGDWVVNDWLKKAVLLSFRLNDMGPIPGAPNGSTWWDKVPTKFEGWGADEFAKAGFRAVPGAVVRRSAYIAPSVVLMPSFVNLGAYVDTGTMVDTWATVGSCAQIGKNVHLSGGVGIGGVLEPLQASPTIIEDNCFIGARSEVVEGVIVGEGSVISMGVFISASTKIVDRETGEIHIGRVPPYSVVVSGSLPGKNLPNGQPGPSLYCAVIVKKVDAKTRSKTSVNELLRD